From a region of the Butyrivibrio sp. AE3004 genome:
- a CDS encoding phosphatidate cytidylyltransferase: MKTRVISGAILVVLLILTLVSGGYITAGVLLLVSLIGYRELTLAIGVRNSDEKTNLLEIIGLLAVCIHYGLIVFAGGDMQYFLAVIMGLFVAEGVAFVFKYPVYKSGQLIGAVFAFLYAPMMLSFIYLIRSSSAGIYLAWVSFVAWICDTCAYFTGRAFGKHKLCPVLSPKKTIEGAIGGIAGSVLAGVIYGYVYAKYADSNISANSAMLIFAVITLVAGALSQVGDLIASGIKRDHEIKDYGKLIPGHGGIMDRFDSVIFITPVIYFLARFFMNI; encoded by the coding sequence ATGAAGACTAGAGTAATAAGCGGAGCTATACTTGTAGTGTTGCTTATATTAACACTTGTAAGCGGAGGATATATTACAGCGGGAGTTTTGCTTTTGGTGTCGCTTATAGGGTATCGCGAGCTTACTTTGGCAATCGGAGTCAGAAATAGCGATGAAAAGACCAATCTGCTTGAAATAATAGGGTTACTGGCAGTGTGCATTCACTACGGCCTGATAGTATTTGCGGGCGGTGACATGCAATACTTTTTAGCAGTTATAATGGGACTGTTCGTAGCAGAAGGGGTAGCGTTTGTATTTAAATATCCGGTATATAAATCCGGGCAGCTTATCGGTGCTGTATTTGCGTTTTTATATGCACCTATGATGCTTTCCTTTATATATTTGATAAGGTCATCTTCAGCAGGAATTTATCTTGCCTGGGTTTCTTTTGTCGCATGGATATGTGATACCTGCGCATATTTTACCGGCAGGGCTTTTGGTAAACATAAGCTTTGTCCTGTTTTATCTCCCAAAAAGACTATAGAAGGTGCTATAGGAGGTATTGCAGGAAGCGTTTTGGCAGGTGTTATATACGGATATGTATATGCTAAATATGCAGACAGCAACATTTCCGCAAATTCGGCAATGCTGATTTTTGCAGTGATAACACTGGTTGCAGGTGCGTTATCTCAGGTGGGCGATCTTATTGCTTCAGGAATTAAGAGAGACCATGAGATCAAAGATTACGGAAAGTTAATCCCCGGACACGGCGGAATAATGGATAGATTTGACAGTGTTATTTTTATTACACCGGTTATCTATTTTTTGGCAAGATTTTTTATGAATATTTGA
- a CDS encoding isoprenyl transferase, translating into MEENKKIPQHVAIILDGNGRWAKAKGLPRNYGHKQGAKAVEDILVVARDMGIKYLTVYAFSTENWNRPETEVSALMMILRQYLKSSIKKSMKNNVRCQVIGERSKLSSDIQDAINELETATAGNTGLTFTIAINYGSRDEIVRAVRKIAAECEDGKLKPEDISEEMISNNLDTANLPDPDLMIRTCGEQRLSNFLLWQCAYTEFYYTDIAWPDFDEKQLQMAVDAYGNRNRKFGGLKNDSEA; encoded by the coding sequence ATGGAAGAAAATAAAAAAATACCGCAACACGTAGCAATAATTCTTGACGGAAACGGACGCTGGGCCAAAGCTAAAGGCCTCCCCAGAAACTATGGCCATAAGCAGGGCGCCAAGGCTGTAGAGGACATCCTTGTTGTAGCAAGGGATATGGGAATTAAGTATCTTACCGTTTATGCTTTTTCCACTGAAAACTGGAACAGGCCTGAGACGGAAGTATCTGCTCTTATGATGATCCTTAGACAATACTTAAAGAGCAGTATCAAAAAATCCATGAAAAACAATGTTCGCTGTCAGGTTATTGGTGAACGCAGCAAGCTTTCATCGGATATACAGGATGCTATAAATGAACTTGAAACTGCAACAGCAGGTAATACAGGACTTACATTTACTATCGCCATCAACTACGGAAGCAGGGATGAAATAGTCCGCGCAGTAAGAAAAATTGCTGCTGAATGCGAAGATGGCAAGCTTAAGCCCGAAGATATCTCAGAGGAAATGATATCCAATAATCTGGACACTGCAAATCTGCCGGATCCTGATCTTATGATCCGCACATGTGGTGAGCAGCGCCTTAGCAATTTCCTTTTATGGCAGTGTGCTTACACCGAATTTTATTATACGGATATAGCATGGCCTGATTTTGATGAGAAACAGCTTCAGATGGCTGTAGATGCCTATGGTAACCGTAACCGTAAATTTGGCGGTTTGAAAAATGACTCAGAGGCATAA